Part of the Thunnus albacares chromosome 11, fThuAlb1.1, whole genome shotgun sequence genome, GACTCTGCAGGCACCTGTGGATAACCAGTCCTTTGATATGAAGTGCATTACTCTAGGCTCAGGAATGAGGTTTGTCACTTTAAgctagttgtttgtttgtatctgCACTAACTGTGTTAGACCTTAAATATCAGTCTTTGCTCCTCTATCAGTGATGTTTCTGCCAACGTGAGCATAAATACTGTGCTCAGATTCTATACTCAGGTCCCTCTTATTACCTGATTCAGTAAAGCTTATAATGATAACAACAGAGACAGCttaaattgtacattttaccTACACTGTACTTTTTCTTTGTGCTGTAGTTGCATGAAGTTTAGGAACCTGACAAGCTTTAGTGACAGGTTTGACTGATAGTATACTTTCTGATtgaatttgtgtgtatgtacctTTGTGTATTTTCTAGCTGTGTTTTCCAGTCAGAGGGTCTGAACCAGAGTCTGGCATTGTCTCTGAAGATGGAAGTCAGCAACCCAAGGCAGTGAGTCCTTAAATATAGTTCACTATATTATTTGGATTGATTTGGATCTGGGGAAGAAACTTGCCATGAGGAGAGTTTCTCCCATCTGTCTCTTAAGGTTTCACCTTTAAATGcaattgatgatgatgatgattaatatTAGTATTGTTAAAGACATGCTGTTTCCTGTGATAGATGTTGTCTTGATTCtaccttaaatgtcttgttctaCCTTAAAACTTGCTATAGATGTTTACCTTTACTTCTGAATGAAGCTTTATGGCAGttgattaaattacatttgaacGTGTTTTAGAATAAAGCAAGTTGTAAAAAGAGCTGTTATGttaatattcatttttcaaagcaATTGAAGCActgtttttgatcattttaaataagATCATGTGTATCATCACGTTGTTAACAAAGTGTCCAGTTTCATCTATCGTATTCAGTCTTTTTGTTAAGATACTCTTGGTTTTGTACAATATGTTAAATGATTTCAGGATGTTTTAAGTTGAGGTTGAAGTGCAAAAACATTGATCAGCAGGAAAATAATACTAGCAGTACTCTCTCCAGCAGTATCTGTTAATCAATATTACATTAAATAGCATGCTTGATTGCTTGATGCTTGCCTCTTGCTGTTCCATTTTGTTGTTCCAAGTTTTTCCGAGTCTCCACTCAAAGACCACCAGCCGGGCATCTCCAACAGAAATTCCCGCTGGCAACATGCAGAaggcagaaacagcagctgtatCCCTCTGGGTCACAATAGACCCCCCAACCGGCAAAAGCAGGACCAGGAGAGCCTGGGAACTAACAGTCTATCATCACGAGAATCCTCCCCAAGCCCAAGACCTCGCCGCAGGTCCAACCTGTCTCGTCACAGCTCTGTCTCAGACCTTGGAGCCCCAGACGTTATCATTGAGGAGCTTTTAGACCAGGGACAAGAGCATGGTATGTGTGGCTTTATcatgtttttcctgtttgactTCACTGAAATAACGTCAGTTCCAATCAGAACATTAAATTGTTATTGATGGAGACAGAAGAGAAGCctcatctgtttttgtttaaccCTTTGAATCTATCTGCAGCTCTCCCTCCCACTGGGCCCGAGCTGGCCAATGACAAATTGAGAATCAACAGGAGAAGGAAAAATCCTTTGCCTGGCAGTAAGAGAAATGGTATGGAGAGGCTATAGTCGTATAGTTATATCATGGTTATAACCAAACAGTGATGCACCGACTCTGCAGCCCCCCTCCAGCTTTACACAGCTGTATAGGGAGTTTCAgcattgtttagctgtccggctgcaactttattgttttggtttactcTCAGCAGTCTCATAGCATTGTTTTTGGCCACaccaggcagctgttttcagggaaaaagctctaaaaacccactatgcactacctgctcagcacccaacagcaaacaaaaccgATGGGTAGAAACTTGCTAACCTAGTTCCAGTAAGGCTTCAAACAATGACAGAACACTCTTTAAGAGTCTCTTTGAACAGACTCACTCTGTAAGGCTAGAGATGATATTAActccattttccatttcataCATATGCTGTTtggtatgtgtttgtttggtcCTTGTCTATAAGATAACTGatgctttttcaaatgtaatttacagaaagaaaacactgacCTGTGATCATGTCTAAGGTTTTCTTAAACTTGTCTGAAAGTGGTGGTACGTCTTTAAGTATTTGtagcaaataaaacatgtttgccagcaaatattttctgacatttttcctTTCACTGTTGATATATGAAAGAATAGATATTTTTGAAGACAACATTTTCCCCCATGTGTGCATTATTGCAGCCATATCTACTCACTACCACTGTTCCTTCCCCTCTCATTCTCCTTGCTCATCTCTCCTAGTCTCCCAGTGGGTGGTGGTGACACATGTTGTGAATCCCAGTCACTTCTATGTCCGCTATGTGGCTGAGAGGAGGGAAAGTGAGATCCTGTCTAAGAAGATCTACCACCAATGCTGCAGAGATAGTTGTTGCTTCTCCTCCAGTGACACAGTTGAgactggtgtgtgtttgtgtgtgtgtgtgtgtgtttgtgtgtgtgtcctcaaaatgatggaaaaatgaGGAGAATCTTTTTCAACAATGGGTTTAATCATATGCTTTCCAAATGGCTGGTTTAGGATCCAGACCTGGAATCATCAGGTTAAagcaatgaaaatgtatgttgtAAGTGGTTAAAGGCAAAGCTTTCACCTAattaatgttgatgttttgacaGGAATGTTGCCTGAATTTACTGAaacaaaatagtttaaaaaaattgaGCAAATTTAGAGAAGTTAATTAGGTGTCTTAGCTCTGTATAGACAATGGATCAATTAATTGGTCTGTTTGTGCTGaaattgataaataataaaatgttgactAATTGCTGCTGACTTTGTTTTACTACATTAACattatttcacctttttcttCACACTTTTCTCCCTGGATAATGTGGAGAGTACATCACGTTGACACTCTACTCTCAGCATGGAGTGAATCATTTGTTTATCTGCTCACTTCCAGGCTCCACAGTCTTTGTAAAGTCAAAGGAGGGGCTTTGGTGCCGAGCCAGTGTGGTTGAAGTCATCCAGAATGACTGTGGGGAGGCTGTGAAAGCCTGTCCAGTCACCCAGCTGGCCAGTGTCCGAGTCTTCTTCCTCGACTATGGCCTCACTAAGACTATCACCATACAGAGGTACACAAATAAAAAGGACAGAAGTTATACGCTGCAGTGTTTACCACATGTTGAAAATGCTGCCTCACTCAGGCAAGCACAGAAGCCATTTTTAAGTGACGCGTTTTGTATGCAATCATGTCTGACCACAATCTCTCTGGAACACTAAGGGGCCATAGAAACAAACCTGCTTTCATTCTGTCAACTATCCAGAACTGTATCCTCACTGCTGCGTCACTGCCTGCTTCACAGTTAAATTAATAGCAGCCTACCTTCAGTGAGCCTGGTCAGTTTAGGCTAACGCATTGTCGCTAACTTTTCctgcagttggggaaacaacaaatgagacttttcttggtcttgagaagctgcagcgttcaactgacacactgtagcctctactatacatttactgccagatagagaacttactgctaaccttttcctctacTCCGCTCACCTTCACTGTTACTTTTCTGCTGCTGGCTCTActctggcctccagcaccaccgtaaggaatctgggagttatctttgatcaggatatgtccttaaACTCACACATACAACAAATTTCAAGGATTGCCTTTTTTCATCCAcgtaacattgcaaaaatcaggcacatccttcctcaaaaagatgcagaaaaactagtccacacttctaggctggattattgctGTTCCTTATCAtgctgccctaacaagtctctaaagactctccagctgctgcacgtgtactgactaaaactagcTCTGGTTTCCTGTGAAATctagaattgaatttaaaatccttcttctcaccaacaaagcccttaatggcgCTATCATAtgttaaagagctcatagtaccctattaccccactagaacactgcgctcccagaatgcaggcttactggtggttcctagagtctccaaaagtagaacgGGAGGTAGATCCTTCAGCTATCAGGatcctctcctgtggaaccatcttccagtttggGTCTGGGAAGCAGACACCCTCttacgtttaagagtaggcttaaaactttactttttgataaagcttacaGTTAGGGCCGGCCCAGGCTTGCCTTAGACCAGCTtctagttatgctgctataagcctagactgccggggaaCTTCCcatgagctcctctctcctcctcctcctctccatctgtatgcgttcatgtaccattaatacattttactaACTTGGTTTCTCCCCCAGAGTTCTTGTGCTTTCTGGTCTCACAGGTTCCTATGGACGGCCTGGTTATGGATCGTGGGCTTCCGTGGACTGTGGCTGCAGGGACCCCGTGCTGCCGTGGTCCACCCACGCTCgctattgttgttattattagtcatatttctattattctttttattattattattattattattgttgctgtACTTCTGTGtccccccctctttctctctcaacccaaccggtcaaggcagatggccgcccacctagagcctggttctgcttgaggtttcttcccattaaaggggagtttttccttgccaccGTCGCCAAATGcttgctcatggaggaatgttgggtctctttAAActaaagagtacagtctagacctgctctgtgtgaaaagtgccctgagacaacttctgttgtgatttggcgctatataaataaaattgacttgacttgacttgacaactctctcaaccacacactcgctacacacacacacacacacattacacactgccctattTCTTCAAGGAGCTATGCTACTCTTATAACAGCACCTTTCACATAGATGCCcttttgaagaatgaggagagggaggattctgggatttgatgcactagtcgatgactcaaaatgattccATGGAAACATAGGGTGTTATCATGCTcgcacagtgtgtgagtgaaaatcattagtagtccattgatattaatgattgtgtgaaattttagcagcggcaCATCactgctgcagaatgaatatagggCAAACACTGATATTAACGAGCTTGAAAAAGATTAAATTTTTGAGTAAGCAGTGGTTTCTTGCACTCTCCATACTGAGCCTTATTACTAAAGTATATCAGCAAATTATCTCCAGTATGACCTCAGTTTAAAGTAATTAGTCGGCCATTGTTCTTGGCTGGCTTTGTTATAAATGCCGATTTAATCTGAGAAGTTGCACATAAATATATGTGCAGCATAAATACTTAACTGACCTGTTGTCAGTTATCTAGATTGTGAAgctttttacttattttagtTGAACGCTATACAAATGTAGTTATTCAAAAACacccttctccttctcccttgTCTGACAACTTTTTCAGTGAGGACGGGGCCACCGAGTCTTCACTGAAGGCTGTGAACAATCACCTGAAGAAGATGACTGTGGACCTGGGTCACTTTGTTCCTCAGGCCATCCGATGTTCCCTCAAAGACCTCGTCCCCTATGACCTGGTAGAACTACTGagattcatatactgtatatattatagtaTCTGTGTTtgctgaaataataaaaagttcCCTCTCTGAGGGAAGTATTAGAGAAAGCGAACATATGGTAGCCCTTAAGTTTAAAAGACAGTTGAAATGTGTGTTGAAGATTTTCAGTCATCCAGGTTATGGTATTTCCAGAAAGGCTAAATTGAGGGCAGCTGGGCTGGCTTTAGATTCTTGAAACGTTTTTCACCTCTCAGAAGCAACTAATGAAGCCTTTTGAATGAGAAGCGAAATGTTTTCTAGAATCTAAAGTCCAAGTCCAGTTGCCCCAAATTTAGGCCttctgaatgttatatatttattgttgatttattttattgcaaACATAGTAGCAACATTTGTAGTAGCAGCAggatgtgtgtttactgtaagtgtgtgtgtgtgtgtgtgtgtgtgtgtgtgtgtgtgtatgtgtgtgtgtgttcagacgaAGGGCTGGAGTAAAGAGGCACAGGTTGAATTTCAGAGTGTGGTTGGCTCTGCAGCAGTGGAGATGCGGCTGTTGGGTCAGGACAGAGACTCTTTGTTGGTGGACCTGAGGAAAGCTCCCATGGACCAGTCCAGCGATGTGCCCATCTCTGTCAGAGAATACCTTGTTTTCATTGAAGTGGCCAGGTACATGTGCATTTGCAAGTTACTAGAAAAAATTCTGACAAGCACTTTTATTACTATTGGTATTTGTCTGAtgtaattgaattgaattaaactgaatCCACTTCAGCCCCACCACTGAAGTGGTTTAACTGTGGCTGTGCTTTTCCAAAATTTTAAATCCAAAAGGTTTTATTCTCCAGTGACGTTGGGCAGGAGGCCCCTGCTGTACTATCCTCCTAACTATCCCAAGATCAACACAGAGCTCAACGCTGTGGTGTCCCACATCAACAACCCTGCTGACTTCCACATCCAGCTGGTACTAAACATGCTGATaaataagcacacacacacattatttgtATAATGTAGTCAATCTAGGCTCAGATGCCAGGGACATAATTTAAATTCACAATAGAAATACACTTGTGTGCTACAAGGAATCAGGCAGTCCATAAAGCTTAACATTTTAAGGACAGTAAAACATGGTATAAAAAcctaaaacaaaaataaatccttttctttctttcttttctctatgtctcttcctcctctttctcaccAGGTTGATAATATGGAGTCCTTGTTGCTCTCAGCCAAGCTTCAGGATTGTTACAATGCGACAACAGTGGCTGGAGAGGACGACCTCAGTGTTTACTGCCCTGTCATAGGACAGGCCTGTGTTGCCCGCTTTGAAGACAAGTTGTGGTACAGAGCTCAGGTCATaggtgagtgtgtttgtggatgTCACAGTTTTCAGCAATTTTACTGAACAAATGTTTTACCAGTGGGTATTGATTATTAGAGTAATGCAATATTGATTCAACCTATATCCACATCATGAAATTCTCTTCAGAATGTCTACTGGATGCTGCCTGGTTTTGTCACAGCAACAAATCAGCTAAATCAATGTTCTTCTGTTCCCTGAAGAAAAGGAACGAGGTACAACACAAGTACCGTGTGTGGCCTGACAAAAGACTCCTTTATATCACACCTCAAAGGCAGATGACCTTTGGACCTCACAGTCTCAGTTCAGTAGCCGCTCTTCACTGAGCCCACCTGTGAAGCAGACCAGTAAGGTGTTCCTCTCCTTCAGGGAACAGAAGTGAAAGTCATTTTGTTCCCTGTCAGTCAGTCCCTCGCTACAACACATATAGTATGGGACATGTATTGTATATCGGCCCCACAGACCAGCTACTGAACCAGAAACACACCTCTGGCACTCGAGTGCATCATAGACCCAGCAGACAGAACAGAATGAGCAGAGCATGAACAGAATTTGCCCCTCGCAGGGAAACAGACAAATAACTggtcacataaacacacaccttgAGAGCGGTCTACTTAGGTACATCACACGCTTGCAGGACAAAATGCAACCTCCTCTGCTCCTTGGATGCAAAAGTTCAATAGCTCAAAAGCCATAGAGATAAGCTTTGGTACTGCATTCATGCTTAATGCAAACTTGAAACTATCTGAAGTGAACTGGATACAAGAGGGATGCACAGACAGAGCATCGAGGCTCGCCACCTGCTTTGCAAAGCACAAAGTACAGTCTTGTATGAAATAAACTTCATATCTACACTTGATGGGCTCAAAGGGAGTACCACAAAGAGCCTCAAGCACTGTGTCAATGCATACAGGAGTGTATTGGGCCACAAGTGTGCTAGCACATCCATTCCCAGAGGCATGTTGTGgtcttttttttagaaaataacaGGCAGTGGGCATTCTTCCTGGAGGCAAAGAGAAAGCATGATAAGGACACTAACAGGGCAATTCAGCCTTGGATACAGAGGAAGCCTTTGATAAAGTTCAGTGGAAATATTTTTGGAGTTGTTCAAGCAATTTCTACAGCAAAATACACATCAAGACCCAAAGAATATAATTTTGATATAGCACAAATTGCATGGTGAGTGAGGGGGATGTCACACAGCTCCCTCACAGTACCTTTTTATTGTACcaactttttttccttttattagACAAGGAtcatgcacaaaaaaacattcatctcaAAATGAGAAGAGATGATTTATGCCAGATTTAGCTGTTAGCTCATTTCCATGTGCGGTCCCtggacaggtacacacactctTTGTTTTTAGATAACATCTTGATCTAGCTCCTCCAACATTATTAGATTTCAAGATTTCATTACGTTATACAGAACTCCTTTTAGGTTACAGTATTGCttcatgtaaaatatgtaaatgtacctatttttatacattttaaaatagtagaggaagaaagaagaagtcATAGGGCATATAATTCCCAAAGATGTAAAGATAAGATGTATTTAATCTTTAGATTTGCTACAGAGATTGAGACAAAAAATGAGTGCTGTGTAGGACAGCCGCTATCATTGTGGTTTGGCAAAAAGGGTACTTCACAAACTAACCAGAGATTTAGCTCACTAAAATAACCCTGGtgtatattctgtgtgtgtgtgtttaggtcaTCCAGGGGGCAGGAAAGTGGAGGTGCGATATGTAGACTTTGGAAATAAGAAAATCCTCTCAGTCAGTGACCTGAGGAAGATAAAGGATGAGTTCTTTGCCCTCCCTTCCATGGTGAGAGCACAGCATTTGATTGGTCAACTGATACTTGTTTTTGGGTTAAGAAAGCTATGAGCTACACCTATTGTAGGCCTTTAAGAGTACTATTAAACTTTGACAGTCCTGGCTTCAATTCCTCATAGAAGAATCatgttttttctgccttttttttttcatcttggcTCGTGTTgaaatgttacattttcttttctccaggCAATCCACTGCTGCCTGTCAGATGTGTTTCCTCTGGACGGAGAGACCTGGGGTGATGCCTGCACCAAGAGATTCATCAGCTTGGCTCACCAGAAACTGGTCACTATTGTGGCTACAGGtacattgtatgtgtgtgtgtcatacgccaagtttgtatttttattattgcacTCACTCGTCACCAAAACCCATTGTGtggtctgtgtgttttgttgcattttgtattttcttcccTGTACCCCTCCAGGAAGAGTCCCCAAGACTGAGCCTCTGCCAGTCAGACTGTTTGATGGCGGCCTGAATGGGCCAGTAGCCAATATAGCTGAGCTGCTGGTCACAGAGGGGCTGGCCTGCTTCAAAGAGAGGTGAGATTTGTCTGGAGTCTCTTTTACAACATGCGTTTCTAAGAGTTAGTGAGTAAAAGTCACCACAAGTTGCCAGGTCACCCCAgattgttgcatgtcatactcttttttttcctgtttctctgcaCTTGCAAACTATCCAATTAAACcaataaatgccaaaaataattttcttctCCTTCCCTCCACCTCTTTCTTGTTTACTATCTCACTCTCACCTGTATTTTGACCCTTGACCCTCCTGCACAATCTCATCCAAATCCTCCTTCAATCCTGCAGACTTAAATCCAGGGATCCCAGGCCCCCTGGCGATGACCGTGCCGTATGGGATCCACCACTTGAGCTTGGTTCTGCCACGGAGGGTCTTGATGCCCCTGACCAAAACATCACTGGAGAACAGGATGAGGAGCTACTTGAGTTTATGCCTCATCTGAAGATATCTGCCAAGCTCAAAGACCTGAAGGTCAGAGTCAGCCACGTCAACTCACCCAGCAGCTTCTACGTCCAGTTCACCCAGTACGACACTCAACTGAAAAGGTCAGCAGTTAAgcaaaaatcatttaaataaccCAAATATTGACACAGAAAacgttttcttcttcttccagtCAAGCATCAGATACGTCTTTATTTTTCCCTACCAAACCCAGTATTTACTGTCAATACCACTTTGAGAAATGCAGCCCCTACTACTAGAACTGAAACAATGAGtctattcattttctgtccatctacTAATCTAATGTATCTAATTTTGACTATTGATTAATTGTGTAAGCAGTTTGTCAAATGTTTGCAGGTTAAAGAATTGCTGATcgtattttttttatatttttgtgaatgaaatgcctttttaaatgttgctgttgGACAAAGCAAGTAATTTGAGGATGTTACCCAACTGTCTTTTCCAGCATGTGTGAGCTCGTGAAGAAGGAGTGTGAGCCTATGGAGCCCCAAGACGTGGTGTGGAAGGCAGACATGTACTGTGCTGCTCACATTAATGGAGTTTGGGAGAGAGGACAGATCTGCTGTGACGTCACGTCCAGTAACATTGCTGAGGTATAAaacctgtttttgttgttctgaAACTagtgatatttgatatttttgttttgatttcatgaaaatatGCTGGCTTGCAAATAGATTGCAGGTGAATTATTGACAGGTAGGTACCCATTATACTGTAAAAGACATTGTTTTAAAGCATCCACTAAAAAGTGGCTCGTTTGAATTAATAATAGTGACTCTGACTCTCTGCTGTCTTGTACCAGGTGATTCGCTGTGACCATGGGAACAAGGTGAAGCTGCACGTCAGCAACCTGCGGCCGCTGCCGTCCTCCTTGATAGGTTCACTGGCACTGGAGTGCACTCTCACTGACATCaggttacacacacactatcacacacactgtatttagTCATGCACAGAggcacatgaacacactgttAATAATAAACTTCACAGTGATTAAGGAGGCAGAGTGTCGTACATGATGGAAGTAAAACGCCCActgtgtgtgtctactgtgCTGCCTTTCATTTTGTAAGGTAATGACTGGAAAGTTGtaactgctgtctgctggaATTTGCAACTGGATTGTAATTAGTTTAGACGCTTCACTCCTCCCTcacactctctttctccatcagGCCAGCGGGAGGCCGATCCACCTGGACAGCCACAGCATGCGACTTCATCTCCTACTACTTAACTGGAGCCTCAGCTGTTATGACTATCAAGGTCTGGTCTTGCTTCTGTCCTTATGGCTCATTATTTCACTCATTTGACTCTTTGCTCTCCTTCATGCACCTCTTTTCTTTGTTACTGTAATTACTtactttctgtgtctgtttctcctctctctttgtccAGGAGTTGAAAGATGAGCGTCCAGTGCCCGTCACTCTGTTTTGCTCCAACAGGATGGGACAGTTTGTCAGCATTGCAGACTTTCTGGCTAGCGAGGGCCTCGCGCTCAAGGAGAGGAAGCCAGCGTCGGTGTGagtgtggtgttgtgtgtgtatgtgtgtatgtgtgtttgtgtttgtttgtttcattcagACTATCTCTCTTCTGGTCACTAATACACAGCTCTGaataaattgattgattttgttGAGATTTACACTGTATTTTCATGTTATCACCATATGTTCAATAGCCAGGACTTTGTGCCAGTGGTCAGTGTCAGCctaatgtcagtgtttgttgtgtttgtttctattttcttgCAGGGAGACTGTCGttcaaaaatccaaagaaaCTGATGCAAAGTCTCCAGTAGGCGAGACACAAGCAGATGGCTCCGATGGcgagaaaaaaaatactcctaCTCCTCCAGCTCCTGCTATCATTCCTGTCCCCTCCCCATCCTCACTCGTCTCCACTCCCACCCCTCCAAAACCAGCTCCCCGCACCATTATGTCTGctgaaaaggtgaaaacacacccacacactctctgagcaagaaagaaaatgcataaaGAAGCAGCCACTTTGGCTGTCCTTTACAGGTACAGCATTTAGTCTTTGTGAATCTACTGAATTTAACTAAAACATATAGAAAAATATGGAGACGTGTATGTCAATAGATGTGATTTATAGGTAAATGAATGATCAAAGTTgtaattgtgtatgtgtgtgtgtacaggtgaaGACTCAGTTGTACCTTCCCCCAGAGCTGCCGTGTCTCGGTCACATCCAGATGACCATTTCTGCCATCGGAGAGGACGGCCTCATTTATGCCAGAGGACAGAATGCAGGTGCACATCACAGCTCACTGTCACGCAGCTAATGATCAGATTCACTCGCTTTTctgaaaactacagtatatgcTATTATATCAACAAAGATCAAAACATAATCTGTCCATCACACAGTATTAACAATAATTTATATAGCTGcaaaagatataaaacatgAGAAACAGTATTTCTGATAAAAACAACTGGTAAAGACAAGATATTAATGGATCTTCACAGAACAACACAGGTTCATTTGAACTGCAAACATACAGGTGTGGTGAAACgttttcattcacttgtaaAGAACATGTGTGTCATGGCAGTCTTGAGTTTCCAGTGGAATGATTGGAGCACAAAAAGCATTCTTTTATGAATTTATTATGAGTCTTCTGAAAATGTGACTAAATCT contains:
- the rnf17 gene encoding RING finger protein 17 isoform X5, with product MDRGDNSSAVSCKLCGEAFYLPEDEVDGNLPRVLLCGHIYCTSCLRSMEFSSVIRCPECEVESSLPEGGVCGLQEDSRIIGLIYTAKMNKMKRRYTRRNKRLSSTDINANTEDVEQPADIEKIEKAVDEALARAAENLAQLEHMHETLTTGLAEQVKRERARLVMEIKQAADKAVYAVQKWKDVQLNQLTKLEEKFSASQSEVCRVQERMKALEIAMQMAREVRRVPFLEQYCTLDKVLETLQAPVDNQSFDMKCITLGSGMSCVFQSEGLNQSLALSLKMEVSNPRHFSESPLKDHQPGISNRNSRWQHAEGRNSSCIPLGHNRPPNRQKQDQESLGTNSLSSRESSPSPRPRRRSNLSRHSSVSDLGAPDVIIEELLDQGQEHALPPTGPELANDKLRINRRRKNPLPGSKRNVSQWVVVTHVVNPSHFYVRYVAERRESEILSKKIYHQCCRDSCCFSSSDTVETGSTVFVKSKEGLWCRASVVEVIQNDCGEAVKACPVTQLASVRVFFLDYGLTKTITIQSEDGATESSLKAVNNHLKKMTVDLGHFVPQAIRCSLKDLVPYDLTKGWSKEAQVEFQSVVGSAAVEMRLLGQDRDSLLVDLRKAPMDQSSDVPISVREYLVFIEVARFYSPVTLGRRPLLYYPPNYPKINTELNAVVSHINNPADFHIQLVDNMESLLLSAKLQDCYNATTVAGEDDLSVYCPVIGQACVARFEDKLWYRAQVIGHPGGRKVEVRYVDFGNKKILSVSDLRKIKDEFFALPSMAIHCCLSDVFPLDGETWGDACTKRFISLAHQKLVTIVATGRVPKTEPLPVRLFDGGLNGPVANIAELLVTEGLACFKERLKSRDPRPPGDDRAVWDPPLELGSATEGLDAPDQNITGEQDEELLEFMPHLKISAKLKDLKVRVSHVNSPSSFYVQFTQYDTQLKSMCELVKKECEPMEPQDVVWKADMYCAAHINGVWERGQICCDVTSSNIAEVIRCDHGNKVKLHVSNLRPLPSSLIGSLALECTLTDIRPAGGRSTWTATACDFISYYLTGASAVMTIKELKDERPVPVTLFCSNRMGQFVSIADFLASEGLALKERKPASVETVVQKSKETDAKSPVGETQADGSDGEKKNTPTPPAPAIIPVPSPSSLVSTPTPPKPAPRTIMSAEKVKTQLYLPPELPCLGHIQMTISAIGEDGLIYARGQNAECQLEQLRERIQQSMKTLPRQKPYTWKFVQGCAVIGPDMLWYRGQLLELLGGHVKVQYVDYGLVENIPVVHVYPTLLCDDVPQLCMPCQLHRINPVGGRWQQDAVALLREMLLSRCVDMQVVELPTDPRGPLTVEIFLDGLSLSRILCQHEHASMDRTAIAQKQGHSVLPVAPFLDDWDIDTEGLRDPEEPMLGPFIYPNLPQEGEQFQVRVKHLWTPNELFLWPLEGTADVEVDGETLDEALARINANIDSLSRLTNFPQGGPCLAEYSDGKYYRAKLMKFTSVEPIMILVQHVDFGSDDTLPTSKLRQMPAELLRFPSRALKVRVAGFKAPSVNRQEDVLPYSPGWSVKAAMDMIDLLHSNITASVVAQKPELTVLLYNEDGKLVHLPLVRSGLAELE
- the rnf17 gene encoding RING finger protein 17 isoform X4, producing MLHRLVSPKAEQTNQTVALEPSLSTQVQGAFLAGTPVRRVLLILKMDRGDNSSAVSCKLCGEAFYLPEDEVDGNLPRVLLCGHIYCTSCLRSMEFSSVIRCPECEVESSLPEGGVCGLQEDSRIIGLIYTAKMNKMKRRYTRRNKRLSSTDINANTEDVEQPADIEKIEKAVDEALARAAENLAQLEHMHETLTTGLAEQVKRERARLVMEIKQAADKAVYAVQKWKDVQLNQLTKLEEKFSASQSEVCRVQERMKALEIAMQMAREVRRVPFLEQYCTLDKVLETLQAPVDNQSFDMKCITLGSGMSCVFQSEGLNQSLALSLKMEVSNPRHFSESPLKDHQPGISNRNSRWQHAEGRNSSCIPLGHNRPPNRQKQDQESLGTNSLSSRESSPSPRPRRRSNLSRHSSVSDLGAPDVIIEELLDQGQEHVSQWVVVTHVVNPSHFYVRYVAERRESEILSKKIYHQCCRDSCCFSSSDTVETGSTVFVKSKEGLWCRASVVEVIQNDCGEAVKACPVTQLASVRVFFLDYGLTKTITIQSEDGATESSLKAVNNHLKKMTVDLGHFVPQAIRCSLKDLVPYDLTKGWSKEAQVEFQSVVGSAAVEMRLLGQDRDSLLVDLRKAPMDQSSDVPISVREYLVFIEVARFYSPVTLGRRPLLYYPPNYPKINTELNAVVSHINNPADFHIQLVDNMESLLLSAKLQDCYNATTVAGEDDLSVYCPVIGQACVARFEDKLWYRAQVIGHPGGRKVEVRYVDFGNKKILSVSDLRKIKDEFFALPSMAIHCCLSDVFPLDGETWGDACTKRFISLAHQKLVTIVATGRVPKTEPLPVRLFDGGLNGPVANIAELLVTEGLACFKERLKSRDPRPPGDDRAVWDPPLELGSATEGLDAPDQNITGEQDEELLEFMPHLKISAKLKDLKVRVSHVNSPSSFYVQFTQYDTQLKSMCELVKKECEPMEPQDVVWKADMYCAAHINGVWERGQICCDVTSSNIAEVIRCDHGNKVKLHVSNLRPLPSSLIGSLALECTLTDIRPAGGRSTWTATACDFISYYLTGASAVMTIKELKDERPVPVTLFCSNRMGQFVSIADFLASEGLALKERKPASVETVVQKSKETDAKSPVGETQADGSDGEKKNTPTPPAPAIIPVPSPSSLVSTPTPPKPAPRTIMSAEKVKTQLYLPPELPCLGHIQMTISAIGEDGLIYARGQNAECQLEQLRERIQQSMKTLPRQKPYTWKFVQGCAVIGPDMLWYRGQLLELLGGHVKVQYVDYGLVENIPVVHVYPTLLCDDVPQLCMPCQLHRINPVGGRWQQDAVALLREMLLSRCVDMQVVELPTDPRGPLTVEIFLDGLSLSRILCQHEHASMDRTAIAQKQGHSVLPVAPFLDDWDIDTEGLRDPEEPMLGPFIYPNLPQEGEQFQVRVKHLWTPNELFLWPLEGTADVEVDGETLDEALARINANIDSLSRLTNFPQGGPCLAEYSDGKYYRAKLMKFTSVEPIMILVQHVDFGSDDTLPTSKLRQMPAELLRFPSRALKVRVAGFKAPSVNRQEDVLPYSPGWSVKAAMDMIDLLHSNITASVVAQKPELTVLLYNEDGKLVHLPLVRSGLAELE